A section of the Leptospira semungkisensis genome encodes:
- a CDS encoding Crp/Fnr family transcriptional regulator, which produces MIMKAARIESTNNSVFTNVREPEESIQSGAIGFTRKRIQKNNELFSQGEPAKGFFIVEKGSIRSYRTGSGGRQQTFKIYTPGTWVGIRDAALGGTYLHHAIALVDSTVLFIEEKELRRLLVTDPEFQNSVFKEVTKECVEAENKIYSLGTRQVHAKLSEFLLQLADSMDGEEELPFTREVMASVIGVTTETLVRALTDFKSRGWIDIGKKRISIKNELALRKLLD; this is translated from the coding sequence ATGATTATGAAGGCAGCTAGGATAGAATCTACTAACAATTCCGTTTTTACGAATGTTCGTGAACCGGAAGAAAGCATACAAAGCGGCGCGATCGGTTTTACTCGTAAGAGGATCCAAAAGAATAACGAATTATTCTCTCAAGGAGAACCCGCTAAGGGATTCTTTATTGTTGAGAAGGGCTCGATCCGTTCCTATCGAACCGGTTCTGGAGGAAGACAACAAACATTCAAGATATATACTCCCGGAACTTGGGTGGGTATACGTGATGCGGCCTTAGGAGGCACGTACTTACATCACGCAATAGCACTTGTGGATAGCACTGTTTTATTCATAGAAGAAAAGGAATTGAGAAGGTTGCTCGTGACCGATCCTGAATTCCAGAATTCAGTCTTTAAAGAAGTAACTAAGGAATGTGTAGAGGCAGAGAATAAGATCTATTCTTTAGGAACTCGTCAGGTTCATGCAAAACTCTCCGAGTTCTTGCTTCAATTAGCAGACTCAATGGACGGAGAGGAGGAACTTCCTTTTACGAGAGAAGTGATGGCGTCCGTGATTGGAGTCACAACAGAAACTCTCGTAAGAGCTCTGACTGATTTTAAGAGCAGAGGTTGGATCGATATAGGTAAAAAACGGATTTCCATTAAGAACGAACTTGCATTGAGAAAATTACTGGATTGA